Proteins from a genomic interval of Micropterus dolomieu isolate WLL.071019.BEF.003 ecotype Adirondacks linkage group LG16, ASM2129224v1, whole genome shotgun sequence:
- the csrp2 gene encoding cysteine and glycine-rich protein 2, whose translation MPNWGGGNKCGACHGTVYHAEEVQCDGKSFHKCCFLCMVCRKGLDSTTLAIHDQEIYCKSCYGKKYGPKGYGYGQGAGTLNMDRGERLGIKHEETQTHRPTTNPNPSKFAQKFGGSEKCARCGDSVYAAEKIMGAGKPWHKNCFRCAKCGKSLESTTQTEKDGEIYCKACYAKNFGPKGFGYGQGAGALVHAQ comes from the exons ATGCCCAACTGGGGAGGAGGCAACAAGTGTGGGGCCTGCCATGGGACAGTTTACCACGCCGAGGAAGTGCAGTGTGACGGGAAGAGTTTCCACAAATGCTGTTTTCTCTGCA TGGTCTGCAGGAAGGGCTTAGACAGCACCACACTGGCTATTCATGACCAGGAGATCTACTGCAAGTCATGCTACGGGAAGAAGTACGGCCCAAAAGGCTACGGCTACGGTCAGGGGGCCGGGACGCTCAACATGGACCGAGGAGAGCGGCTGGGAATCAAACATGAAGA GACACAAACTCACAGACCGACCACCAACCCCAATCCATCCAAATTTGCCCAGAAGTTCGGAGGTTCAGAGAAATGTGCCCGGTGTGGAGACTCTGTCTATGCAGCTGAGAAGATCATGGGCGCAGGCAAG CCATGGCATAAGAACTGCTTCCGCTGTGCAAAATGTGGCAAGAGCCTGGAGTCGACCACTCAGACTGAGAAAGACGGAGAAATCTACTGCAAAG CGTGTTACGCCAAGAACTTCGGGCCAAAGGGATTCGGTTATGGCCAAGGAGCCGGCGCTCTGGTTCACGCTCAGTGA
- the e2f7 gene encoding transcription factor E2F7, translating to MEVECLALKDLTSPRKSFTMELEEDGGQSEQKENICTERRRSTPLKSTESTIPALLISRKGATPDLAHITPIKHMALAEPWTPTANLKMLISAASPDIRDREMKKVLFRPIENEKDKPASPDAVVEDTEVEDSCQFEAAEEEDDTDKKPSRKQKSLGLLCQKFLALYPDYPPPHIPIWISLDEVATSLGVERRRIYDIVNVLESLMIVGRIAKNSYTWYGRQRLEATLEELQRRGRQQGYHIQMALATEAREAGAGHEDDGAEGDAGNAAGNRKDKSLRIMSQKFVMLFLVSKTQTVTLDTAAKILIEESQDSSSHSKYKTKVRRLYDIANVLTSLGLIKKVHVREERGRKPAFKWLGPVEFKRSGNAGNTVNLAAVTLPGATQPMAGQDLRKAKMARYTSFNITPTSVAIQRQVSSAPSSPRREPTGQPSQPVDYSRKTSSNNAVCQLQFGNSTDNCPGAALQTRSSSPLPLSSAHPTLLAPSLHQEHLFTPSSSPHCLAYLPSLSQPSVVMLYRAPDKPDQRPEGQRLPRLESEEGRKRRSEEREEEETVVKKKGTSGLEECDKMRSEPHREAAECSQRGNTRTSPESPAGFSREQAFDESLGGNRISEPAQPSHYLYVPNNAGLNSLNFFLSAGQPPAGLALPPSSVPTLALPYVLVPSSALPHYPLVASGLQQQGSNAHSKLSFSLPAVMSPAHFMVGAPPFGLPAASEINRSPAPSPSTPEQSRLYGSGIPHSPSGPRQTVSIHTPEPLTPKETTSSAAKAFFQTPGTLGSVVSAVPAARKRGSAQRRLDIGHPPTM from the exons ATGGAAGTTGAATGTCTAGCACTGAAAGACCTCACAAGTCCAAGGAAAAGTTTCACgatggagctggaggaggatgGGGGCCAAAGTGAACAAAAG GAAAACATCTgcacagagaggagaagatCCACGCCACTGAAATCTACAGAGTCCACCATCCCTGCTTTGCTGATAAGCAGAAAAGGCGCCACCCCTGACCTGGCCCACATCACCCCCATCAAACACATGGCCTTGGCGGAGCCCTGGACGCCCACGGCCAATCTAAAGATGCTGATCAGCGCAGCGAGCCCAGACATCCGGGACAGAGAGATGAAAAAGGTGCTGTTTAGACCCATAGAGAATGAGAAGGACAAGCCAGCAAGCCCAGATGCCGTGGTGGAGGATACAGAGGTGGAAGACTCTTGTCAG TTTGAagctgcagaggaagaggatgatACTGACAAAAAGCCCAGCAGGAAGCAGAAGAGTCTGGGTCTGCTGTGCCAGAAGTTCCTGGCCCTCTACCCTGATTACCCACCACCGCACATCCCCATCTGGATCTCACTGGATGAGGTGGCGACCAGTCTTG GAGTGGAGCGGCGGCGTATCTATGACATCGTCAACGTATTAGAGTCTCTGATGATTGTGGGTCGGATAGCCAAGAACAGCTACACCTGGTACGGCCGTCAGCGGCTGGAGGCCACgctggaggagctgcagcgGAGGGGTCGGCAGCAGGGCTACCACATCCAGATGGCGTTGGCCACCGAGGCCAGAGAGGCCGGAGCGGGGCACGAGGACGACGGCGCAGAAGGAGATGCTGGCAACG ctgctggcaacaggaaagaCAAATCTCTGCGCATCATGAGCCAGAAGTTTGTCATGCTGTTCCTGGTGTCCAAAACTCAGACTGTTACCCTGGACACAGCGGCGAAGATTCTCATCGAGGAGAGTCAGGACTCGTCAAGTCACAGCAAGTACAAAA CTAAGGTGCGGCGACTGTACGACATTGCCAATGTGCTGACCAGCCTGGGCCTCATAAAGAAGGTCCATGTCCGTGAGGAGAGAGGCAGGAAGCCGGCCTTCAAGTGGCTTGGCCCTGTTGAATTCAAACGCTCTGGAAATGCCG GAAATACTGTGAACTTGGcggctgtcactctgcctgggGCCACGCAGCCAATGGCAGGCCAGGACCTCAGAAAAGCCAAGATGGCACGCTACACCTCTTTCAACATCACACCAACTTCTGTGGCCATCCAGCGGCAGGTCAGCTCTGCACCCAGCAGTCCACGACGAGAACCTACTG GTCAGCCAAGCCAGCCTGTGGATTATTCCAGAAAGACTTCAAGCAACAATGCAGTGTGTCAACTGCAGTTTGGAAACAGCACTGA TAACTGTCCAGGCGCAGCACTGCAGACCCGCAGCAGCAGCCCGCTGCCCCTCTCCTCCGCCCACCCCACCCTGCTGGCACCTTCTCTCCACCAAGAGCATCTCTTCACACCTTCCTCCTCCCCCCACTGCTTGGCCTACCTACCCAGCCTGTCCCAGCCCTCGGTGGTCATGCTGTACAGGGCGCCAGACAAGCCTGACCAGAGGCCTGAAGGCCAGAGATTGCCCAGGTTGGAGTctgaggaggggaggaagagaaggagtgaagaaagggaagaagaggagacgGTGGTGAAAAAGAAGGGAACGTCTGGGTTAGAGGAATGTGACAAG ATGAGATCTGAACCTCACAGGGAAGCAGCAGAGTGTTCCCAAAGGGGTAACACCAGGACTTCCCCAGAAAGCCCAGCAGGCTTCTCCAGAGAGCAGGCGTTTGATGAAAGTCTAGGTGGCAACCGCATCAGTGAGCCGGCCCAGCCATCACACTACCTCTATGTACCCAACAACGCAG GTCTGAATAGCCTCAACTTCTTCCTCTCTGCCGGCCAGCCACCAGCTGGTCTAGCACTTCCTCCCAGCAGTGTTCCCACCCTGGCACTGCCCTACGTCCTGGTGCCCTCTTCAGCTCTTCCCCACTACCCCCTAGTGGCCAGCGGCCTACAACAGCAAGGCTCAAATGCCCACAGCAAACTGAGCTTCAGTCTGCCTGCTGTGATGTCACCTGCCCACTTTATGGTGGGGGCGCCGCCGTTCGGCCTGCCAGCAGCATCAGAGATCAACAGGTCGCCGGCTCCTTCGCCGTCCACCCCAGAACAGAGCCGGCTGTACGGGTCAGGCATTCCACATTCCCCCTCAGGACCACGTCAGACCGTCAGCATCCACACACCAGAACCACTG ACACCAAAGGAAACCACATCGTCTGCTGCTAAGGCTTTCTTCCAGACCCCAGGCACACTGGGAAGTGTAGTCAGCGCTGTACCAGCTGCCCGGAAAAGAGGCTCCGCACAGAGGAGACTGGACATCGGCCACCCTCCGACCATGTAG